From a region of the Mobula hypostoma chromosome 6, sMobHyp1.1, whole genome shotgun sequence genome:
- the LOC134347618 gene encoding keratin, type I cytoskeletal 18-like isoform X1, protein MEMLGARLNRGNSVFMRSPSSASLVSTGPQRRSSTARSLQGDLGKNVRLISHGPVNGPAFGRVGFPVPTFNQQDELQGLNKRLASYMSKVKTLETANKELENKIKDALAKRGKSTRDWQSYEKPVVDICKQVQDTNMDNAGLTLQLDNCELASDDFKVKWQSEMDLRQSVEQDLNGLRKILEETNVGRGQLEVQIETLNEELRYLRKNHQEEVDELRRQISNSDVLVELDNSEEEDLGQMIHKIREEYQVLADQNKKEAEECYRKKFDSASLEVSKNNEALQAAKLNVTDLRRQIKALEVEQRTLGATIQSLEDTLQDTEERVATELQSLANTIASLEQQLAQHRTDLKNRGMEYQALLNTKMRLQAEIDTYRKLLEGDGLSQSDHPRSPLGTGDPKKSAKKVIIISQKLVEGKLVSEKQETKEILH, encoded by the exons ATGGAGATGCTCGGAGCTAGGCTGAACAGAGGAAACTCTGTCTTCATGCGTTCGCCCAGCTCAGCCAGTCTGGTGAGCACGGGCCCTCAGCGGCGGTCCAGCACCGCCCGGAGTCTCCAGGGCGACCTGGGCAAGAACGTGCGGTTGATCTCGCACGGTCCGGTGAACGGGCCCGCTTTCGGGCGGGTGGGGTTCCCGGTACCGACTTTCAACCAGCAGGATGAACTGCAGGGGTTGAACAAGCGGCTCGCCTCCTATATGAGCAAGGTAAAGACCCTCGAGACCGCTAACAAGGAACTGGAGAACAAGATTAAGGACGCGCTGGCCAAGAGAGGCAAGTCGACCCGCGACTGGCAGTCGTACGAGAAACCCGTGGTGGACATCTGTAAGCAG GTTCAGGACACCAACATGGACAATGCTGGCCTGACCTTACAGCTGGACAATTGCGAACTGGCGTCCGATGACTTCAAAGTGAA GTGGCAGTCGGAGATGGACTTGAGGCAGTCGGTAGAACAGGACCTCAATGGTCTGAGAAAAATTCTCGAAGAGACCAACGTCGGCCGTGGGCAGCTGGAGGTGCAGATCGAGACCTTGAACGAGGAGCTCAGATACCTCCGCAAGAACCATCAGGAG GAGGTGGATGAACTCAGACGGCAGATTTCGAACTCCGACGTCTTGGTGGAGCTTGACAACTCTGAAGAGGAGGATCTGGGACAAATGATTCACAAGATCCGCGAGGAATACCAGGTCCTTGCAGACCAGAACAAGAAGGAGGCAGAGGAATGCTACAGGAAGAAG TTTGACTCTGCCTCCCTTGAGGTCTCAAAGAACAACGAGGCTTTGCAGGCAGCTAAGCTGAACGTCACTGACCTCCGGCGTCAGATCAAAGCCCTGGAGGTGGAGCAGCGCACCCTCGGAGCCACG ATCCAGTCGCTGGAGGACACCCTGCAGGACACCGAGGAGCGAGTGGCCACTGAGCTCCAGAGCCTGGCCAACACCATCGCCAGCCTAGAGCAGCAGTTGGCACAGCACCGCACAGACCTGAAGAACCGGGGCATGGAGTACCAGGCCTTGCTCAACACCAAGATGAGGCTACAGGCGGAGATCGACACCTATCGAAAGCTTCTGGAGGGAGATGG GTTAAGTCAATCAGACCACCCAAGATCACCTCTAGGCACTGGAG ATCCAAAGAAAAGCGCTAAGAAAGTCATCATCATTTCGCAGAAACTTGTGGAGGGGAAACTTGTTTCAGAGAAACAGGAAACAAAAGAAATCCTGCATTGA
- the LOC134347618 gene encoding keratin, type I cytoskeletal 18-like isoform X2 yields MEMLGARLNRGNSVFMRSPSSASLVSTGPQRRSSTARSLQGDLGKNVRLISHGPVNGPAFGRVGFPVPTFNQQDELQGLNKRLASYMSKVKTLETANKELENKIKDALAKRGKSTRDWQSYEKPVVDICKQVQDTNMDNAGLTLQLDNCELASDDFKVKWQSEMDLRQSVEQDLNGLRKILEETNVGRGQLEVQIETLNEELRYLRKNHQEEVDELRRQISNSDVLVELDNSEEEDLGQMIHKIREEYQVLADQNKKEAEECYRKKFDSASLEVSKNNEALQAAKLNVTDLRRQIKALEVEQRTLGATIQSLEDTLQDTEERVATELQSLANTIASLEQQLAQHRTDLKNRGMEYQALLNTKMRLQAEIDTYRKLLEGDGSKEKR; encoded by the exons ATGGAGATGCTCGGAGCTAGGCTGAACAGAGGAAACTCTGTCTTCATGCGTTCGCCCAGCTCAGCCAGTCTGGTGAGCACGGGCCCTCAGCGGCGGTCCAGCACCGCCCGGAGTCTCCAGGGCGACCTGGGCAAGAACGTGCGGTTGATCTCGCACGGTCCGGTGAACGGGCCCGCTTTCGGGCGGGTGGGGTTCCCGGTACCGACTTTCAACCAGCAGGATGAACTGCAGGGGTTGAACAAGCGGCTCGCCTCCTATATGAGCAAGGTAAAGACCCTCGAGACCGCTAACAAGGAACTGGAGAACAAGATTAAGGACGCGCTGGCCAAGAGAGGCAAGTCGACCCGCGACTGGCAGTCGTACGAGAAACCCGTGGTGGACATCTGTAAGCAG GTTCAGGACACCAACATGGACAATGCTGGCCTGACCTTACAGCTGGACAATTGCGAACTGGCGTCCGATGACTTCAAAGTGAA GTGGCAGTCGGAGATGGACTTGAGGCAGTCGGTAGAACAGGACCTCAATGGTCTGAGAAAAATTCTCGAAGAGACCAACGTCGGCCGTGGGCAGCTGGAGGTGCAGATCGAGACCTTGAACGAGGAGCTCAGATACCTCCGCAAGAACCATCAGGAG GAGGTGGATGAACTCAGACGGCAGATTTCGAACTCCGACGTCTTGGTGGAGCTTGACAACTCTGAAGAGGAGGATCTGGGACAAATGATTCACAAGATCCGCGAGGAATACCAGGTCCTTGCAGACCAGAACAAGAAGGAGGCAGAGGAATGCTACAGGAAGAAG TTTGACTCTGCCTCCCTTGAGGTCTCAAAGAACAACGAGGCTTTGCAGGCAGCTAAGCTGAACGTCACTGACCTCCGGCGTCAGATCAAAGCCCTGGAGGTGGAGCAGCGCACCCTCGGAGCCACG ATCCAGTCGCTGGAGGACACCCTGCAGGACACCGAGGAGCGAGTGGCCACTGAGCTCCAGAGCCTGGCCAACACCATCGCCAGCCTAGAGCAGCAGTTGGCACAGCACCGCACAGACCTGAAGAACCGGGGCATGGAGTACCAGGCCTTGCTCAACACCAAGATGAGGCTACAGGCGGAGATCGACACCTATCGAAAGCTTCTGGAGGGAGATGG ATCCAAAGAAAAGCGCTAA